The genomic DNA AAATAATTTCACAGTTCAGATCAGGCAGTACAATTTTAAAACCCTGCAGATTCCCCATAAGCCCAGCCaaccaaggctaaaaccaatcACATAAGCAAATTTATTTGTGAATATTGCTTAAAATGGATGCATCATATAAAACTCTCAGTAATCTGAAGGAATTCACTGGTGTCTAAAGGTGgtcaaatatttgaaataaaacatttggccATGGTCTGGTTCCTACTAACAGAGGAAGAAAATGGAGTCTTTTAGCCTAACCCTTAGGTGCAGTGTAACTAAAAGATTTTGCTTAAAGCTTAAAAACTCCCTGGAGTTTCCATTCAATGTGACTCTTTAGCCTCCCAGTGAAGCTTAAAACAAACATATTGGGAGTATGAGCACCCCCTGCTGGCAGGGAGGACCTAAAGCCATGTGACTGGAGACTGACGCTTGCTTCCCCAATCTCAAAATGAGCAGACGAGCTGTCAATCTCTGACCCACAAAACACTCTGGCCtgatatcaatcaatcaatttgtcCTCAGTTCGGACTTAAAATCAAACGGAAGTGTgcgtttaatttatttatttatttatttattcattcatatttgtttGGTCTTTACAGTTTCAGCAGTTCAGCAACCATTAAAAAAGAGCCTTGGCAAACAGCTCGCAAGgcaaaaattaatttcatttcattgtcaAAGTCAAATGTTGACCGAACCCAGGCCCGTGATTGGTTATTGCCAGTCCCCCAGGCTCATCCGCCATTactgcagttacacacagaTAGCACAGGTTGGGGAATGGCACATCACACTGGAAGAACACAGTTCAGCCTCCAACCACTTGTATATGGCACGTTAGTATGGCACTGAGCTCTTGTTACGCATTCAGTATTTTCTACACACAGTTTACATaaacattgttaaaaatattattctgtTACAATGACTACTTAGTCATGCttaaaatatcaaatatgtTTAGGTTCAAAGACATATTCCAACATTAAgattaataataacaaaaggAAGTACATTTGCATAATTAAACCAAGGCATACATGATGAAATAGCTTTGCATCTTGCCACACCCAAaagcttatttaaaaaaaacagaaaatatttgaatcgcACAACTGAGAACTGAACAACAACAGACTTTTCTTTCACCTCCTTTTCAAAGTAAATTGGTTCTTGGACAGATATAAAAAGTGCATTTAGGTGTTTTTTGTAGCTTGTTTAAACAGTCCAGCTCAAAGTGGTGTTCACTGCAATAAAGCTATTCAAGTACATTAATTCATACCATCAATGAGTCTGGAAGGGATATAATCAGCCCAAAATCATATTTGACCTGACCTCTTTGACCTGAGCTACACCTCTACCAATGCATCCATGGTGAAAAATGCTTTACTGTGGTCTGATATACTTGTAGTACCCAGTGGTGTAGAAACTGTCAGAGTTTACATATAAAGACAAAGTCAGAAAAATTGGTTGGAACTAAAATTATCTGCCACCATCATGGGGCCACAATCAGCGCTCTCCCAGTGCCATTTGGGagagctgtaatgtaatgtaatgtgatatttTAGGCCTTGTCAACAAGGTGTAtgaactctttagccaatcaacaaCATACATTAAGCACTAAAGAACGGGAATAAGATCCCTGGtataagcaaaaaaaacaaacaaagaaaaactacTAAAactcgcaaacacacactgctgctgtacTGAGCTAACAGCACAGTTAAGAACAACCTGTGTAACCGGTGGGTTGTGGGTTTTCACtcctttctttttaatgattttCATAATCTCTCTAGATTTTAGCCTTTTATCCTTTTCATTGAGTTGTTTTTAACAATATGTTTTCATGCATAAATCAGTCATTAAGAATGCACTCAGCCTGAAAGCCAAAGCCAGCAGTCCAACCAAGAAACCTCAACCCACATCCTCACACAGGAAAAGACATTTCTGGAGACTGGTACACCGCGGCGAAGGTTGCGTATTCACCCGTTGCCTGTTGGCGCATCGCCTAGCAACGCTTGAGATCTCCCACAAGACAACAAGCCGGTGTGAAAATGGGGGCACTGCACTAGGACAGATGACACAGCACTGCTGGCCAAAGATAAGGGAACATCCTGGGACAAGGACAGACTGTCCTGGTGTCAGACGCCGGGTGGAAAGAAATTTCACGGCTTTCTCACAATGCAGCAGCACCTCTGTTGttcaagcaaacaaaaatatgCACACTGCAGCAAAAAAACTGCAGTTAGGGTGGGTGCTGGCTTGCACAACTAGCGCTGCGTATTCTAGCTGCTGCTTCAACATCAGCTTCTGCTAATAATCTTCTGTTTGACAGTTGGCAGAACACTAAGTGTAAGACGCTTTGGAGGTTAGACAAGCTACTTTGCAGTCAAGTCAGGTTGTTTTTGGTGAGAACATCCTGCCTGCAAAGTTAAAGAGAACGGAACTGGGACACGCGGGTCTCCTGCATGTACGATCACCATGCCAACCCAGAGAGCCTCATGGTCGAAACCCAAACTCAAAAGCAACTTGAGCATCCCATGAGTGGCCGGCTTGGCCCTTATCCCCAGTCGTGAAAAGACTCAGCCTTGGTTGAGGATGTGGGTGAGCGATGCcgacagcacagacagccagagACAGCAATAACGCTAACGAAATGTAATGAAAGGCGACGTCAATTACAGTGAGAATAACGGAGAGTTTGGACAAGCACCAAGTTAAGGGAACAGATCAATGAATATCAATGATTCTCTACATTCTGCGCCAATGCTAAATAATTTAAACAGGTCTGGTCTTGTAATTTCCTGCAGAACGCATTCCAAGTGTGCAGAAGCAGCTTCATATTTCTGGTTTGATCAATATCGGTTTAACAGTTCAGCTAGCAGCACCCAATAACCCAGCAGGTACCGGTATGTTACTCTTAAGACTAACAGTGGCTGATGGGAAGAAAGCACCATATACTGCCAACATGGCTGTCagtggttttattttcattagttgaGTCATTGCTGCTGTCCTTTATTTGCTGCATTAGCTGTTCTGCTGGTTTTGTTCTGTCACATCATTGCACATGTTGCAATAATACTGAGAGGTAATACACGTAGTACAACCCTGTGTATTATCAAAGACCAGCCATATATTACTGATACAGAAAGTCCTCTCCCTCCCATGGAAGACTAGACTGAGAGCCTTTCTGAAAATGCAATAAGGGATCTAAAGGACTgttattaacaataataataacaataacaataatgatgatagtaataataataataataataataattctggtATAGACGCATGCCTCCTTCTGTTCCATGAGGAGGCTATAATGATGAGCATTGGTTGGTTTATAACCCTGGCTAAACAGCAACCCTGACGGCACTAAAGTTAACTTGTCACTGTCTAAAAGTGGTATGGCACTTTAAAATTGCTTAACAAAGTGACCCCATTAATATGCAGTCCCATGCAAATCGTTTAGAAATAGGCTAAAAGAAAACAACTAAACTCAGTGAAAAGAAAGTTACTTCAATCCTTTCAATGGACGCCTAGTTGAAGAGGCCTAAACTTTTCACCCAATTTCTAAACAAGGAAACAGCCACCGTGACTGAAGTGCATACGGATAACCTGAAGCAGAAGTTTTACACATGATTATTGCTGTTTGTATCTGCTGAGAGAGACGTCTTTGGGAAGGCAAGCTTCAAGCTTTGTTTTCTCCActgtgctgatctctctgtTTACAGTAAAGAAATCCTCCGGTCGGATTAGGGGCTGGCTTGCATCGTTGAGTGAGGAAACTAACCAGATTAAAAATGCTAAACACCACATACACATCACGGAACATACTATAATAATATGATTTCTGACTGGTGGCACTTTTAAACCTCCAAATGAAAAATACTGTGCAACTATACTTGGATGGAAGCTGGGTGTAATTCAATGTAAGGCAAAAAAGTTTcttgttcgttttttttcctttgctgGCAAATGGTGATTGGATAGAAATGAGTTCCGCACCCAAGTAATCCGTTCCTATTAACCCTGTCTTGTGTTATTACCACTGTCTCAAAGCAGTTGTAAGTTATAAAAAACATGAAGATaacaagttaaaataaaaatcccacCAAATCAACTTGCGATGCATATTTCCTCCCTTTGAAATGGCAAGGTCATTGATGGgatttttaacaaaaaataatattaatttagCTTATTCAGCAAACTGCACTATTTATATTCCCCATTATTACACTGTATATTTAAGTTTTCCCTTTTTCAGAATGCAGCAGTGAAAGTTGGCaatacatgtacatatgtgCAGCATGAGAACACACAGAGCACCAGAACAGCATTCAAGGCTTGTTTGCTGAGAAATCTTCCCAGCATTCATTTCTACCAGATCCCTCCACTTCCCTTTCAGCATAATCTGGCCATGATTCAGACTTCACCACATGATATGTATACTGATAGAGACACAATCTTTCGGTGTGATCTGCCACGTGAAGCAAAGCACATTCGATGAAGTGTGGCTTTCACAAGTGTCAAGTGTCAAGTCTTTAGCATAATTCAAGACACACATCCAAGTATGAGCAAGCGCTTTGTCAGTCATGTTTAAACAGCGTTATATGAGACTGTGCAAAGCTTATTGACGGACGTACTGCATAGGACGGTTGGAGATTGCATTCTGGGAGAATTGCTGGCAACGCACCAAGTCTAGCAACGCACCCAGTCACTTCATCTGTGCCTCGCATGTACCTGATCCAAAGACTTAACATCCAAACTCTCGAAGGCACAGGTTGTGCAAGGAACGCGAAATGAGACCCACGTGTGGACGTACATCAAAGCTGCTGTACCGTCACCCCTGTTCAGCAGAACTCTGTGATTTCTACATCCACACAAAATAAGCGATCTCATCCAGGTCTACGGGGTAGTCGGTCAAATGCAAAGGTCCCTTGTTGTCGAATATCTCCCCCTTGTAGCTGCGCCAGCGACCGGCCGGCAGGTAGATGTCCCGCTCCTGTTTCCCGGGCTCAAGAACCGGAGCGACCATGAGGTCGTCCCCGATCAGGAACTGGGAGTCGATCTTGTAGGCCGTTTCGTCGCCGGTGGCGATCCACCAGAGCGGTCGGATGATGGGGTCCCCGGTGTCCAGCACCTCCCCGGCCAGCTCCAGCACCCGGGGGGCCACCAGAGTCTCGTGGAGGGCGGTGAAGCGCTGGGCGATCTGGATGACCTCGGCGTCGTACTCCCAGGGCGGGACGGAGAACTGCATGGAGGGCATGAAGGCCGACAGCTCCAGCCAGCGGATGTAGAGCTCGCGGTCGGGCAGCCGGTGCCCGCTGCCCGTCCGGTTGGGGTAGGGGTTGCCGCCGATCATGTCCGGCATGATGAACTGGTATCCCAGAATGCTGATGGTGAGGACCGTGGGGATGAGGGACTTGAGGCCCAGTTCATAGCCCCACACCGAGTCGCGGTCGATGAGGCGGAAGAAGCAGGAGATGTTCTGCGACTGGTAGCCCACGCGCAGTTCGGCCCGCTCGTTGAAGGGGATGGCCATCTCCGTGTACCGTCGGGTGAAGGTGCTGGGGTCGTGCAGGGGCGTACGTGTGCTGAACTGCCAGGGCAGGTAGCTGGTTTCCCCGGCGTCTAATTTGAAGGAGACCACGCCGTACCTGGACTTGAGGGAGTAGAGGTTGGAGGCGAACCAGTCACGCGCGTCTGGATTGGTGAAATCCAGGATGGCCCCGATGCCGTTCCACCAGCGCACGAGAGCGGGCAGCGTTCCCGTGGGCTCCCGCACAAACAGACCCTTCTTCACGCCCTCGCCAAAGTTCACAGAGTCATAGTTCACGAAGGGGTGCGTCCAGAGGGTGACCAGAAACCCGTCGGACCTcagcttctggaacattccggaGGCGTTGGGGAACTTGTCGGGGTCAAAATCAAACTCGCCGTAGCCGCTGGTGTAGTGGTCGTCCAGCTCCAGGTGGCTGCAGTTGAAGTGGTATTTCTTGATGTTGGCGGCGTACCTGAGAAGCTTCTCCTGGTTGATTTCGGTCTTGTGCAGGGCCCAGGTGGACCAAATGGGGTGGTAGAACATCGCCTTGGACGGAACCTTGTTGGGTTTGTTGAAGTACCGCCGGACCATGTACTTGTGGATGGAGGTGACGTCAGAGCCCACGCACACGCGGTAGCTGAGCTCGGCGAAGGGGGCCCGCCCGGGATTGGGCTTGTAGGGGCTGTCGTGGTACCGAGCCTGGAAGTACATGGTCCTCTCAGTGTCGTTCCAACCGAGGTGAAAGGGGACCGAGTCGTTGATCTTGATGGCGCTGGCGTTCGAAGAGAGCCAGTACCGCTCCAGGATACCGCCGAAGTCATCGCGGTTGTAGTAGATGTCGCTGGTGACGAAGGGCTTCGGCGCCTGCTGGCCCGCGATGAGGATTGGCCAGTGCTGGGTGCTGGACTCCGCCCCTCCGTACCAGTGCGAGCCGTTGTAGGACATGCCGTGCTCCACAGGCCGGTCGGACTCCAGCTCCTCCCAGCGCACGCGGTAGCACATGACCGTGTCCTTGGGCCGCACCGTCTGGATGAAGAAGTTGAGCTTCCCCGCTTCCGACCGGCCGCAGCTCAGGATCTCCCCTTCCTTCGAGCAGGAGTCCAAGTCCAGCGTGCCTGACCTGAAATTTACAAAGTGGAATTAAGGTCCaaaaaagagagtgagtgagtgattgattgagtgTGTTTCCGGGGTATTTCACTGTGTTAAGGCACTGCTTTAGTGCATGAATGGGCCCCACAGCCTCCATCGAATCCGGACCATGCCAGCTCTCACTGTGGCTGGCTGCCCCACAGGGCGATGCACAGCTGGTGACGGCACCACTCATGACAATGAAGGTTTCACTGGGGGAATGACCATGTATCATCACAATACAGAGACCCCCACTGGGGGAATGACCATGTATCATCACAATACAGAGACCCCCACTGTGGGGTCAACATGTATCATCACAATACAGAGACCCCCACTAGGGGAATGACCATGTATCATCACAATAGAGACCCCCACTGGGGGAATGACCATGTATCATCACAATAGAGACCCCCACTAGGGGAATGACCATGTATCATCACAATAGAGACCCCCACTAGGGGAATGAACATGTATCATCACAATACAGAGACCCCCACTGTGGGGTCACCATGTATCATCACAATACAGAGACCCCCACTGGGGGAATGACCATGTATCATCACAATACAGAGACCCCCACCGTGGGGTCACCATGTATCATCACAATACAGAGACCCCCACTGGGGGAATGACCATGTATCATCATGATCACCTGCTTGCTTACACCCCCCTGAATAAATCGTGGAGACTATGGCGATTTCCACTCGGGATATGTGAAATCGGCCAATTCCAAATTAGGAGGAAAAAGTGAGGAGACAACTTTGGGAAATTAAAGACATTAATTTGCTTTAATATTTAAAGGGAACCACAGAATGTAGAGAACAGCATATTAGAAATATTGGTCATCTGGTTCCCAGTTCAAATGtcttacatttttgttgttaacatttaaaaagctgAAACCTTTGCTTACAGTGAACCTTGAGAATGCTGTCATCGAGAAAGGGGAACAATGTAAAAGGGATAGTTGATAAATTTTATGAGTTTCAATGTGCAACCTGTTTGAATGGCCATGGCTTTTATACATATATGGTGAAGGGTAGTTTAGAGACAAGTTttgattgaaattgaaattgtacttccctctagggtctttcagcgaacttatccctggttatgggtatgcactttgttgtacgtcgctctggataagagcgtctgccaaatgccaataatgtaatgtaatgtaatgatgacaTTTACAATGGTAGGTACAGGGTGTTTTGGATTTGTGATCTCAAGGAAGAAAGTACACCTTCAATAACTCTAAGTAACTTGATCACTTCAACATGagtatgtttgcatttgcttttcTGTGAAGCAAGGGGTGTGTTCAGGAAGTACATCTGACTGATTAGGCACTTGAAGGGCTCTTGAAAACTAGTCAAATACAATCATTGCATTTGCCAACTGAAATTCTTTCATACTTCAGTTGTGTTTTTTAGACTGACACAGCAACAGTAGGTAACATAATTATCTATATGTAGATTTGTGCATTACCAGGACATGCGTGCTGTAGTAATATGCACAGTTTGTTTGTTATGGCAGTGCCAGTCAGCATTGGTTAGCCTAACATTTGTGCAGCAACTCTGAAAATAAGTTTGTGATAACAAGTACTAGcaagcatttggcagatgctgctTTCTTTTGTTAGCTAGCCAATATTCACCTATTAACTAGACAAGCAGCAAC from Conger conger chromosome 12, fConCon1.1, whole genome shotgun sequence includes the following:
- the myorg gene encoding myogenesis-regulating glycosidase, which translates into the protein MYQVVPGGAGGTITTGIPLKQKMGKDGRPLVGAGVLGVVLVISAVTAWCYYIASLHKAHLLKAELLDLNKDGFLIRNQAGAIVFRMAFRSGTLDLDSCSKEGEILSCGRSEAGKLNFFIQTVRPKDTVMCYRVRWEELESDRPVEHGMSYNGSHWYGGAESSTQHWPILIAGQQAPKPFVTSDIYYNRDDFGGILERYWLSSNASAIKINDSVPFHLGWNDTERTMYFQARYHDSPYKPNPGRAPFAELSYRVCVGSDVTSIHKYMVRRYFNKPNKVPSKAMFYHPIWSTWALHKTEINQEKLLRYAANIKKYHFNCSHLELDDHYTSGYGEFDFDPDKFPNASGMFQKLRSDGFLVTLWTHPFVNYDSVNFGEGVKKGLFVREPTGTLPALVRWWNGIGAILDFTNPDARDWFASNLYSLKSRYGVVSFKLDAGETSYLPWQFSTRTPLHDPSTFTRRYTEMAIPFNERAELRVGYQSQNISCFFRLIDRDSVWGYELGLKSLIPTVLTISILGYQFIMPDMIGGNPYPNRTGSGHRLPDRELYIRWLELSAFMPSMQFSVPPWEYDAEVIQIAQRFTALHETLVAPRVLELAGEVLDTGDPIIRPLWWIATGDETAYKIDSQFLIGDDLMVAPVLEPGKQERDIYLPAGRWRSYKGEIFDNKGPLHLTDYPVDLDEIAYFVWM